TCGTCATCGACGACCTGGTCGTCTCCCGCCACCACGCCGAACTGCACGCCCTGCCGGACGGCGGCTACGAGATCGCCGACCTGGGCAGCCACAACGGCACCTACCTCAATGGCGGCCGGGTCACCGGCACCGCCCCGATCGGCGCCGGTGACATCGTCGGCATCGGCCACTCCGCGTTCTGCCTGATCGGGGACGAGCTCCAGGAGTACGTCGACACCGGCGAGGTCTCCCTGGAGGTGCAGGACCTCGCGGTGACCGTCGACCGGGGCGCCAGGACCCTGCTCGACCACGTCTCCTTCCCGGTGGGGGAGAAGTGCCTGCTCGCCGTCGTCGGGCCGAGCGGCGCCGGCAAGTCCACGCTCCTCAACGCCCTCACCGGACAGCGCCCCGCCGACCACGGCACCGTGCTCTACGACGGACGCGACCTCTACCGCGACTACGCCGAGCTGCGCCAGCGCATCGGCCTGGTCCCGCAGGACGACATCCTGCACGCCCAGCTCACCGTCCGCAGCGCCCTGTCCTACGCCGCCGAGCTGCGCTTCCCCCAGGACACCGCCAAGGCCGAGCGCCGGGCCCGGGTCGACGAGGTCATCCAAGAGCTGGGCCTTCAGCAGCGCGCCGGGCAGCCCGTGCACAGCCTCTCCGGCGGGCAGCGCAAACGCGTCAGCGTCGCCCTCGAACTGCTGACCAAGCCGTCGCTGCTGTTCCTCGACGAGCCGACCTCCGGGCTCGACCCCGGCATGGACCGCTCGGTGATGCACATGCTGCGCGGCCTGGCCGACGACGGCCGCACCGTCATCGTCGTCACCCACAGCGTGCTGAGCCTCGACGTCTGCGACCGGCTCCTCGTCCTCGCGCCCGGCGGACGCATCGCCTACTACGGACCGCCCGAGGAGGCGCTGGCCTACTTCGGCTTCGAGAACTGGCCCGAAGCCTTCGAGGCGTTCGAGCACGACCAGGAGCGGGACTGGGCGGGCGACTACCGCACCTCCCTGTTCCAGCAGCAGTACATCGCCGACGCCACCGCGCAGCCCCGCCGGCCCGGCAGCGAGCCGGTAGCCGTCGGCCGGCCGCCCCGGCCCCGCGGGCGAGTCGCGCAGCTCGGCACGCTGATCCGCCGCTACTCGGCGGCGCTGAGCGCGGACCGCACCTTCCTGATCATCATGATCGCTCTGCCCTTCGTGATGGGCGCGATGGCCCGCGCCCTGGCGGGCGGCCGGCTGACCCAGGAGACGGCGATGAACGCGCTGCTGATCCTGTGCGTCGGCGGCGTCCTGACCGGCGCGGCGAACGCGGTCCGCGAGCTCGTCAAGGAGCGCGTCATCTACCGGCGCGAGCGCGCGGTCGGCCTGTCCAGATCGGCGTACCTGATGTCCAAGGTGGTGGTCCTCGGGACGATCACCGTGCTCCAGGCCGTCGTGCTGACCCTGGTCGCCCTGCTCGGCGTCGATCTCAACGCCCCCGGCGGCAAGGGCGTGTTGCTGCCGCCCCTGCTCGAAATCACCGTCGCCGTGGCCCTGCTGGCCTTCACGGCGATGATGCTCGGCCTGGTCGTCTCCGCGCTGGTGCGCAAGGAGGAGGTGACCATGCCGCTGCTGGTGCTGCTCGCCATCGTGCAGGTCGTCTTCTGTGGCGCCCTGCTCAAGCTGCACGGCGTCCCCGGCCTGGAGCAGCTGTCCTGGCTGGTGCCCTCGCGATGGGCGCTCGGCGCGATGGCCGGCACCGTCGAACTGTCCCGGATCGTGCCCGGCGACCTGACGGGCGACCCGCTGTTCGAGCACTCGGCCGGGGTGTGGCTGTTCAACATCGCCATGCTCGTCGTGCTGTCGGTGGTCTTCGGCTTCCTGGTCTCCCGGCTGCTGCGCCGACGCGAACCCGTCGTGATGCGGAAGTAGGCGCACGTGATGGCTACCCCCGGCTTCCGGCCCACCCACGTCGTCCCCGGCCGTGGCATGCCCGCCTGGGAGACACCGGACCCCGCCCGGCCCACCGTGCCCCTCGACGCCTACCTGCCGGTCCAGCTCGTCGAACGACGCGGCGACTGGGGGCACATCCTGTGCGCCAACGGCTGGTCGGCCTGGGTCGACGGCCGCTTCCTGGTCGCCGTGCCGCAGGACCCGCCCACCGCCGACGACGGCCCGCTCGCCCGCACCGCCGACCCGCGCCCGCTGCTCGCCCGGACCGAGCGGGCGCTGACCGGGTACCGGTCCGCGGTGGAGGACCTGGCGGCCGGCGGCCTGGACGGCGAGTCCTTCCACGGCCGTACGCACGGCGTGCGGGTCGGAGTCGTCCTCGACGGGGAGTCGGTGTGGCTGTACGACGCCGAGCACGGCCGGTGGGTGTACGCGGACGGCACGCGGCTGAGCACCTACGCGACGGACGAGGCGCCCCGCGCCGAAGCGGAGCCCGGCCCCGCCCCGACCCAGGTCGTGACGCCCGATGGCCCGTGACACGAGCCTGTTCTCCGGCCGGCCCTCCGAGCTGATCGGCCGGCAGGTCGCCGGCTACCGCATCGAGCGCGAGATCGGCCGGGGCGGCATGGCGGTGGTCTACCGGGCGCGGGACCTGCGCCTGGAGCGCACCGTCGCGCTGAAACTCCTCGCCCCCGAGCTCGCCCGCAACGACACCTTCCGCCGCCGCTTCAGCCACGAGTCCCGGACCGCCGCCGCGCTCGACCACCCGCACATCGTGCCCGTCTTCGAGGCGGGCGAGACCGACGGTGTCCTGTACATCGCCATGCGCTACGTCGCCGGCAGCGACCTGCGCCACCTCCTGGACCGCGAGGGTCCGCTGCCGCCCGGGACGGCCCTGCGCATCGCCGCCCAGGTCGCCTCCGCCCTCGACGCGGCCCACGAGCACGGTCTGGTCCACCGGGACGTCAAGCCCGGCAACATCCTCGTCGCGCGCGGCACCGACAGCGACCACCCCGAGCACGTCTACCTCACCGACTTCGGCCTGACGAAGAAGTCGCTGTCCCTGACCGGCTTCACCACCGTCGGCCAGTTCGTCGGCACCCTCGACTACGTCGCCCCCGAGCAGATCTCCGGCAAGCCGGTCGACGCGCGCTGCGACGTCTACGGGTTCGCCTGCGTGGTCTACGAGTGCCTGGCGGGCCATCCGCCGTTCCGCCGCGACGACGACATGGCCCTGCTGTGGGCCCACCAGTACGACGAGCCGCCGCCCCTGACCGAGGCCCGCCCGGACCTCGCCGCGACGGTCGACGCCGTGTTCGCCGACGCGCTGGCCAAGAGCCCCGACCGGCGGCAGGACTCCTGCCTCGCCTTCGTCGCCGAACTGCGTGCCGCCGTCGCCGGGGGCACCGGGGCGGGACACGCCCCCACCGAGGTGGACCTCCGGGTCGCGGGAGCGCGGGAGGAGCCCGCCGACGCGGGGGATTCGAGGGGGCGTGCCACCGCCGAGCCGCAGTCGAAGGAGCCGTCGCGGGAGTCCGGGCGGTACGAGCCGAAGCCGCCGCCCCGCTGGGCCGAGCCGGTCTTCCGGCGCTGAACGTCGACCCGTTCAGCCCTCGGTCCGCGCCGCGACCTCGCCCCGGTGCCGCAGCGGCCGCGCCAGCAGCCCGCCGAGGAACCCGGTGACCAGCCCCCACAGCAACGCCAGCCCGAAGGCGCCCCACACCTCGGGCTTCAGGAACAGCTCGCCGGCCAGATCACCGCCGAGGTCGCCGATGCCCAGCACCGACAGGCCGTAGTGCGCGGAGATCCGGCCGACGAGGCAGATCATCAGCACCGTCAGCGCCAGCGCGACCGCCATGTGCACGGCGTGCTGCCAGGCACGGATCCGCGCCGGTGAACGCCGCGCCATCACGAACGCGGCCGCCAGCAGCAGCACCGCGTCCACGACGATCAGCCACCACACCCGCCCGTCCTGCTCGGCGAGCGTCCCGAGGTTCACCGTGGACACCTCCTTGCCGCGCAGCACCTCGTCCAGCACATGCGGCATGGGCAGCCCGAACGGCCCGTCCACCCGTCCGTTCCAGGTCGCGCCGAGCCCGATCGTGAGGGCGAACCACACCAGGTTCGGCATCCCGAGCAGGATCACCGCGAACGTCTCCGCCGCGTGCCCGCGCGTCGCCGCGACGATCAGCCCGATCACCACGCCCAGCCCGACGTACACCAGCAACAGCACCACCATGGCGTACGCGGCCGGCCGCACCGACTCCTGGAAGCGCAGCAGCCGCCCCGGCAACGGCGCCCCGCGCGAGACGAGCAGGGCCAGCACCAGCACACCCGCCAGCCACAGCAGCCCGAAGAACACGGTCGCCACCACGTCCGTGGTGAAGCCGATCTCGGGCGAGATGCCGAACAGGTCACCGAGGTCGCCGAGCACGTCCTGCCCGAGGTCGCGCAGGGACAGGGAGAAGGTCTGGCGGGCGGTGAAGGCCAGCACCAGCAGGGCGACCAGCCACAGTACGGCGATCCGGGCGGCCCACCCCGCCAGCTCCCGGGCACCGGCGACCGCCCGGTGCCGCAGCGGCCACAGGAAACCGGCGGCCAGCACGAGAGCGCCGGCGAGGGTGACGGACAGCGGGATCACGGTCAGCCCGGCATCGGACTCGGCGAGCCCTCCTGCGTTCCCCGACAGCTCGACCGTGCCGCCAACCGCCGTGACCACGGTCGCCGCGACGACCCGGGGGAAGGCGCCGTCGGGGAGGTCCGCCGCCCCGGCCGCCCACAGGCCGAGCGCCGCGACGACCACCATCGCGAGCAGCCCGGCCAGCACCACGGCGAGGGCCTGCACCCAGCCATGGGCGGCCACGGCCGGACGGGAAGGGGGCGCGACACTCACCCTGCCCACGCTAAGCAGCGCCCGCGCGGTGCGCCCGCCGGAAGGTCCGTATGCGTCGGCTTGCGGGCGGCGCGGGATCGGAACACAGAATGGGAGCGTCGCGAAACGTCATAAAAGTGGCAGGTGCGGCGAAATCGGATCAGGCGTCGCGGGAGCTCCGTACAGCGGAAGTGGTTCCCGCAGCAGGGGACTCGCAGGAGTCCCCCGTCGGGAAGAAGGCCTCGTGAGCGTCGAACCTCCGTCGTCCGACCGGCCCACAGGACCGCCCTCGGGCCCTCTGTCGGGCCCCTCCCAGCCGCCGTCCGGCCCGCCCTCGCAGCCCCCGTCCGGCGGAGGCGGTACGCCGGAGCCCGGCGGCCCCGGACCCCGACGCCCCTGGTGGCGGTCGGCGCCCCGCATCGCGGCGATCACCGCCGTGGTCGTGGCCGCCGTGGTCCTCGCCGTCGTCCTCTCCCGCGGCGACGGCGACGGCGGCACCGGGCAGAGCGGCGAGGTCTTCCTCCAGGCCGCCGACAAGACGGGCCCCGACCCCTTCACCGAGTCCACCGCCAATGACAGCTCCGCCCCGCCCGCCACCCCGTCCCCGCCCACCGGGTCGACGTCTGCGAACGAGCTGCGCGGCGTCGACGGCGGCGCCCCGGGCCTGTACGGCGGCACCCGCAACACCTCCGCCTGCGACGTGGAGAAGCAGGTCGACTTCCTCCGGTCGGCGCCGGACAAGAACAAGGCGTTCGCGTCGGTCGCCCGCGTCGGCGCCGCCGACGTCCCTGCCTACCTGCGCTCGCTCACTCCCGTCCAGCTCCGCCTGGACACCCGCGTCACCAACCACGGCTACGTCGACGGAGCCGCCACCAGCTACCAGGCCGTCCTCCAGGCGGGCACCGCGGTCCTGGTCGACGACCGCGGGGAGCCCCGGGTGCGGTGTGCCTGCGGCAACCCGCTGACCCAGCCCGTCCCCCAGCAGGGCACGCTGAAGCGGACCGGCGACTCCTGGCCGTCGTACCGCTCCTCGGACGTCGTGGTCGTGACCCCCTCGCGGACGATCATCAACGTGTTCGTCATCTACGACGCCGCCGGCGACGAGTGGGTCGCCCGCCACCGGGGCGACGACGGCGACAAGGACCGCAAGACCCACCGCCCGGCGAAGCCCACCCCGTCGGTGAGCGCCTCGACGCCGACCACGCCGACCACTGCGGAGACCTCCACGCCCGAGAACGCGACCAGCGAGCCGACCACGAGCGAACCCCCGACGACCGAGCCCGAAACGCCCGACACGTCCACCCCGCCGCCCCCTCCGGAAGAAGACACGACCACCACCTCGCAGTCGGCGCCCACCGAGGCCGCACCCCCGTCCCCGGAGCTGTGACGTACGGCGCCACCTGCACTGTGACTGCGCCGCCGCGCTCTGGGTAACAGGACAGATGCAGCAGCATCCGGCCAGTGCCGGCTTCCGAGAGAGAAACGCATGATCGAGCACGCGGACGGGGCAGTGATTCCTACTGGTTTCGACGTGCCCGTGGAACCACTGAGGCGGGCAGCGCACTACAGCGGTGAACCGGGATGCATCGCCGAGGCGCGGTCCTTCGCCGCGCTGTTCCTCGGCCGGCTCAGGACCGAGTGGTGCGCCAGCATCGGCGCGCCCGTCGAGGACAAGGTGCTCCTGGTGGTCAGCGAGCTGGTCACCAACGCCGACCGGCACAGCAACGGCCCGTACATCCTGGACCTGGAGGGCACGGACGACGCGGTGTCGGTCTGCGTGTACGACAGCAGCTCCGCCCTGCCCCGCCGTTACCCCAAGGACCCCGAGCGGGTCGGCCGGCACGGCCTGGAGATAGTCCACGCGCTCGCGGCCGAGGTCGCCGTCGAGCGCGTACCGGTCGGCAAGCGGGTACGGGCGGTGCTGCGGCTCGCCGACGAGTGAGCGGCGCGGCCGGAAATCCGGTGGCGGTCCGGATCCCGACCGCCCATGCTCGCCCGTATGACCGATGTCACGGAGCCTGAGAGGGCGCTGCCCGCACGCACCTTCGGGTGGTGGGACATGTGGGTCGCCCCCGACGACGACCCCCGCAGCGACGGCGGCTACGTCGGAGAACTCGCGACCCTCGTCGGCTACCTCGGAGACCAGCGGCTGACGTTCGAGATGAAGTGCGCAGACCTGGACGCCGAGGACATGGCCCGCCGCTCGGTCCCCCCGTCCGACCTCTCCCTGCTGGGCCTGCTGCGCCATCTCGCCGGCGTCGAACAGGCCTGGTTCCGCCGTGTCATGGCCGGGCAGGACATCCCCCGGCACTACCGCACCGAGGACGACCCCAACGGCGAGTTCACCGGCGCCGTACCCGACCCCGGCGTCGTCGCCGAGGCCTGGGCGACCTGGCGCTCGGAAGTCGCCTTCGCGGAGCGCTTCGTGGCCGAGGCACCGAGCCTCGACGTCATCGGCAACGGTGGCGACGAGCCGATCGCCCTGCGCGAACTGCTGGTCCACATGATCGAGGAGTACGCCCGGCACAACGGCCACGCCGACTTCCTGCGCGAGCGGATCGACGGGCGCGTCGGACAGTAGCCGGCCGCGATTTCCCCCAGGGCGGAACGCCGATCCCTTCCCCTCGCGCCCGGGGTTCCTAGGCTGGGAAGGTGAGCGAACAAGCGCCGAACGAAGCCCGCGTCATTCCCCTGCGCCCGCCGGTGGCCCGGCCCTCGGCCACGCGCCCGGGAACGACCCGCCCCGCGTCCGAACGCCCTGCCACCGCCCCGCCGGCGACCGCCCCACCCCGGGCAGCACCCAAGGAACCCCTCTGGCGCGACCTCGTCGGCGACGTCCTGCGCCGTGAGCGCCTCGCGCAGGAGCGGACGCTCAAGGACGTCGCCGACGCCGCCCGGATCTCGATGCCGTACCTCTCGGAGGTGGAACGCGGCCGCAAGGAGGCCTCCTCGGAGGTCCTCGCGGCCGCGGCCCACGCCCTCGGGCTCGGGCTCGGCGACCTGCTGTCGCTGGCGCAGGGCGAGCTCGGCAGGGTCACCAGCCGCCGGGTGCCGGGCGGCAGCCGCGGCAGGAAGGGTTCGTCGTACGACGGGCTGTGCCTGGCGGCGTGACGGACGTGCCGGCGCCTCAGACCCGCACGAGGCGCCGGCTCACCACCTCGTCGGCGAGGCCGTACGCGACGGCCTCCTGCGCGGTGAACACCTTGTCGCGGTCCATGTCCGCGCGCAGCGTCGCGATGTCGTGACGGGTGTGGCGGGCCAGCACCTCCTCGACCTGCGAGCGGATCCGGACCATCTCCTTGGCCTGGAGGGCGAGGTCGGAGATCTGGCCCCGGCTGCCCCCGGCGGCGGGCTGGCCGAGCAGCACGCGCGCGTGCTCCAGCACGAACCGCCGCCCAGGATCCCCTCCGGCCAGCAGAACGGCGGCCGTGGAGGCGGCCTGCCCCACGCAGAACGTGGAGATCGGCGCCTGCACGTACGTCATCGTGTCGTAGATGGCCATGAGCGAAGTGAACGAGCCGCCGGGGGAGTTGATGTAGATCGCGATCTCGTTCTCCGGCGCCGAGGACTCCAGGTGCAGGAGCTGCGCGATGACGACGTTGGCGACGCCGTCGTCGATCTCGGTGCCGAGGAAGATGATCCGCTCCGACAGCAGCCGGCTGAACACGTCCGAGGAGCGCTCGCCGTGCGCGGTCCGCTCGATCACGTACGGAATCGTGTAGTTCCCCATGTCACAGCCCCATCCGTCGCTTCGAGGCGGCCGGGCGGACGTCCGCGAGGGACTCCAGGACCCGGTCCACCATGCCGTACTCCCTGGCCTCCTCGGCCGTGAACCAGCGGTCCCGGTCACCGTCCCGGGCGATGGCCTCCGGGGTCTGGCCGGTGTTCTCGGCGATGAGCCGTTCCATGGTCACCTTGGTGTGGTCCAGGTTCTCCGCCTGGATCTCGATGTCGGCGGTGGTGCCGCCGATGCCCGCGGACCCTTGGTGCATCATGATCCGGGCGTTCGGCAGGGCGTACCGCTTGCCGGGCGTGCCGCCGCAGAGCAGGAACTGGCCCATGCTGGCTGCGAATCCCATGGCGAGGGTCGACACGTCGTTCGGGATCAGCCGCATGGTGTCGTAGACGGCGAGCCCCGCGTGCACCGAGCCGCCCGGGCTGTTGATGTACAGGCTGATGTCGGTGCGCGGGTCCTCCGCCGACAGCAGGAGCAGCTGGGCGCAGATCCGGTTCGCGGACGCCTCGGTGACCTCGGTGCCGAGGAACACGATGCGCTGGCCGAGCAGTTGGGCGGCGAGATGGTCGTCGAACCGCGTCGGCGGGGCGTCGCCCTCCTCGGCACGCGGCGCGAGCGTCGAGAGTGGAGTCATCGGTTCTCCTCGTGGTGATGGATGCCGGTGACTCCACTGTTGACCTCGGGCGATGCCGACGGCGGATTTCTCTGCCCTCGGCAGATCAGCTGACGGCAGAGCCGTCCCGCAGCTGCCGGAAGAACGCCCGTACGTCGTCCACCAGCAGATCCGGTTCCTCCATGGCCGGGAAGTGCCCGCCCCGGTCGAACTCGGTCCAGCGCACCAGGTTCTCGGTGCGCCGCGCCTTGTGCCGGAGCGGGATCTGCGGTTCGGCGGGGAAGAGCGCGAGCGCGGTGGGCGCGGCGGACGGCTCGGAGGGCTTCGCCACCCGGTCCTGCGGGTGGGCCCGCTCGTAGTAGATGCGGGCGGACGAACCGGCGGTCCCGGTCAGCCAGTACAGCATCACGTTGGTGAGCATCCGGTCCCGGTCGACGGCCTCCTCCGGCAGCTCCTCGGAGTCCGTCCACTCCCTGAACTTCTCCACGATCCAGGCGAGTTGACCCACCGGCGAGTCCGTGAGCCCGTACGCGAGGGTCTGCGGCCGGGTGGCCTGCTGGTGGTAGTAGCCGATCCCGTCACGCGACCACGCCGCCCAACGGCGCCACGAGGCGAGTGCTTGCTCCCGCTCCTCGGGGCTCAGCGCTTCGAGTTGCTCCGGCGTCGGCTCGGTGGCCGCCTGAGCGCCCGGCAGCAGATTGAGATGCACGCCCATGACACGCTCGGAGTGCGCCCGCCCCAGCTCACGGGAGATGGCCGCGCCCCAGTCGCCGCCCTGGGCGCCGAACCGCTCGTAGCCGAGCCGGCGCATCAGCTCGGCCCACGCGTCGGCGATGCGGCCCGCCTCCCAGCCCGGCTCCGTCGTCGGCCCGGACAGCCCGAACCCCGGAATGCTCGGTACCACCACATGGAAGGCGTCCGCCGGATCGCCCCCGTGCGCGGCCGGGTCGGCCAGCGGGCCCACCACGTCGAGGAACTCCACGATCGACCCGGGCCAGCCGTGCGTGATGATCAGCGGCGTGGCGTCCGGCTCGGGCGAGCGGACGTGCGCGAAATGCACGTTCGCCCCGTCGATCGTGGTCGTGAACTGCGGCCACTCGTTCAGCAGCGCCTCGGCGGCACGCCAGTCGTAGACGTGCCGCCAGTGCCGTACGAGATCGCGCAGATAGTCCGTCGGCACGCCGTACGCCCACCCCGAACCGGGGATCTCCTCGGGCCAGCGGGTGCGGTCGAGTCGGTCGTGCAGATCGTCGAGGTCGCTCTGCGGGATGTCGAGGCGGAAGGGACGGACGCTGTCCTGGGGCGATGACGTCATGCCCGGATGCTAGTTCGTGTGGGTGTACCGGCCACCTGAATTGGGCGAGGCCCTGAGCGATGAGTTTCGCGGCGCGGACCGGTCGACACACATGACAGCGGATCCACGCCCCAGGAGGTACTCATGGCAACCGACGGTTTCACCACGTGTCTCTGGTACGACGGCCAGGCCGAGGAGGCCGCCCACTTCTACGTATCGGTCTTCAAGAACTCCAGCATCGGCAAGATCGCCCGCTATCCCGA
The DNA window shown above is from Streptomyces chartreusis and carries:
- a CDS encoding FHA domain-containing protein gives rise to the protein MAERSFAPTAPVLVLETDSGSTVMTPGRDYHVGRDPLSDIVIDDARVSWHHAVLRPEADHWTLADEDSTNGTYTDGHRVQEWDVGPGTVIRFGNPSDGPRATLLDRPAPTLAPGRPSAVSVPARTGTFRQPTNVRPLPTRTVRIGRAPDNDLVIDDLVVSRHHAELHALPDGGYEIADLGSHNGTYLNGGRVTGTAPIGAGDIVGIGHSAFCLIGDELQEYVDTGEVSLEVQDLAVTVDRGARTLLDHVSFPVGEKCLLAVVGPSGAGKSTLLNALTGQRPADHGTVLYDGRDLYRDYAELRQRIGLVPQDDILHAQLTVRSALSYAAELRFPQDTAKAERRARVDEVIQELGLQQRAGQPVHSLSGGQRKRVSVALELLTKPSLLFLDEPTSGLDPGMDRSVMHMLRGLADDGRTVIVVTHSVLSLDVCDRLLVLAPGGRIAYYGPPEEALAYFGFENWPEAFEAFEHDQERDWAGDYRTSLFQQQYIADATAQPRRPGSEPVAVGRPPRPRGRVAQLGTLIRRYSAALSADRTFLIIMIALPFVMGAMARALAGGRLTQETAMNALLILCVGGVLTGAANAVRELVKERVIYRRERAVGLSRSAYLMSKVVVLGTITVLQAVVLTLVALLGVDLNAPGGKGVLLPPLLEITVAVALLAFTAMMLGLVVSALVRKEEVTMPLLVLLAIVQVVFCGALLKLHGVPGLEQLSWLVPSRWALGAMAGTVELSRIVPGDLTGDPLFEHSAGVWLFNIAMLVVLSVVFGFLVSRLLRRREPVVMRK
- a CDS encoding serine/threonine-protein kinase encodes the protein MARDTSLFSGRPSELIGRQVAGYRIEREIGRGGMAVVYRARDLRLERTVALKLLAPELARNDTFRRRFSHESRTAAALDHPHIVPVFEAGETDGVLYIAMRYVAGSDLRHLLDREGPLPPGTALRIAAQVASALDAAHEHGLVHRDVKPGNILVARGTDSDHPEHVYLTDFGLTKKSLSLTGFTTVGQFVGTLDYVAPEQISGKPVDARCDVYGFACVVYECLAGHPPFRRDDDMALLWAHQYDEPPPLTEARPDLAATVDAVFADALAKSPDRRQDSCLAFVAELRAAVAGGTGAGHAPTEVDLRVAGAREEPADAGDSRGRATAEPQSKEPSRESGRYEPKPPPRWAEPVFRR
- a CDS encoding streptophobe family protein, with the translated sequence MSVAPPSRPAVAAHGWVQALAVVLAGLLAMVVVAALGLWAAGAADLPDGAFPRVVAATVVTAVGGTVELSGNAGGLAESDAGLTVIPLSVTLAGALVLAAGFLWPLRHRAVAGARELAGWAARIAVLWLVALLVLAFTARQTFSLSLRDLGQDVLGDLGDLFGISPEIGFTTDVVATVFFGLLWLAGVLVLALLVSRGAPLPGRLLRFQESVRPAAYAMVVLLLVYVGLGVVIGLIVAATRGHAAETFAVILLGMPNLVWFALTIGLGATWNGRVDGPFGLPMPHVLDEVLRGKEVSTVNLGTLAEQDGRVWWLIVVDAVLLLAAAFVMARRSPARIRAWQHAVHMAVALALTVLMICLVGRISAHYGLSVLGIGDLGGDLAGELFLKPEVWGAFGLALLWGLVTGFLGGLLARPLRHRGEVAARTEG
- a CDS encoding DUF6777 domain-containing protein, translated to MSVEPPSSDRPTGPPSGPLSGPSQPPSGPPSQPPSGGGGTPEPGGPGPRRPWWRSAPRIAAITAVVVAAVVLAVVLSRGDGDGGTGQSGEVFLQAADKTGPDPFTESTANDSSAPPATPSPPTGSTSANELRGVDGGAPGLYGGTRNTSACDVEKQVDFLRSAPDKNKAFASVARVGAADVPAYLRSLTPVQLRLDTRVTNHGYVDGAATSYQAVLQAGTAVLVDDRGEPRVRCACGNPLTQPVPQQGTLKRTGDSWPSYRSSDVVVVTPSRTIINVFVIYDAAGDEWVARHRGDDGDKDRKTHRPAKPTPSVSASTPTTPTTAETSTPENATSEPTTSEPPTTEPETPDTSTPPPPPEEDTTTTSQSAPTEAAPPSPEL
- a CDS encoding ATP-binding protein, giving the protein MIEHADGAVIPTGFDVPVEPLRRAAHYSGEPGCIAEARSFAALFLGRLRTEWCASIGAPVEDKVLLVVSELVTNADRHSNGPYILDLEGTDDAVSVCVYDSSSALPRRYPKDPERVGRHGLEIVHALAAEVAVERVPVGKRVRAVLRLADE
- a CDS encoding DinB family protein, whose product is MTDVTEPERALPARTFGWWDMWVAPDDDPRSDGGYVGELATLVGYLGDQRLTFEMKCADLDAEDMARRSVPPSDLSLLGLLRHLAGVEQAWFRRVMAGQDIPRHYRTEDDPNGEFTGAVPDPGVVAEAWATWRSEVAFAERFVAEAPSLDVIGNGGDEPIALRELLVHMIEEYARHNGHADFLRERIDGRVGQ
- a CDS encoding helix-turn-helix domain-containing protein encodes the protein MSEQAPNEARVIPLRPPVARPSATRPGTTRPASERPATAPPATAPPRAAPKEPLWRDLVGDVLRRERLAQERTLKDVADAARISMPYLSEVERGRKEASSEVLAAAAHALGLGLGDLLSLAQGELGRVTSRRVPGGSRGRKGSSYDGLCLAA
- a CDS encoding ClpP family protease, whose translation is MGNYTIPYVIERTAHGERSSDVFSRLLSERIIFLGTEIDDGVANVVIAQLLHLESSAPENEIAIYINSPGGSFTSLMAIYDTMTYVQAPISTFCVGQAASTAAVLLAGGDPGRRFVLEHARVLLGQPAAGGSRGQISDLALQAKEMVRIRSQVEEVLARHTRHDIATLRADMDRDKVFTAQEAVAYGLADEVVSRRLVRV
- a CDS encoding ClpP family protease gives rise to the protein MTPLSTLAPRAEEGDAPPTRFDDHLAAQLLGQRIVFLGTEVTEASANRICAQLLLLSAEDPRTDISLYINSPGGSVHAGLAVYDTMRLIPNDVSTLAMGFAASMGQFLLCGGTPGKRYALPNARIMMHQGSAGIGGTTADIEIQAENLDHTKVTMERLIAENTGQTPEAIARDGDRDRWFTAEEAREYGMVDRVLESLADVRPAASKRRMGL
- a CDS encoding epoxide hydrolase family protein; amino-acid sequence: MTSSPQDSVRPFRLDIPQSDLDDLHDRLDRTRWPEEIPGSGWAYGVPTDYLRDLVRHWRHVYDWRAAEALLNEWPQFTTTIDGANVHFAHVRSPEPDATPLIITHGWPGSIVEFLDVVGPLADPAAHGGDPADAFHVVVPSIPGFGLSGPTTEPGWEAGRIADAWAELMRRLGYERFGAQGGDWGAAISRELGRAHSERVMGVHLNLLPGAQAATEPTPEQLEALSPEEREQALASWRRWAAWSRDGIGYYHQQATRPQTLAYGLTDSPVGQLAWIVEKFREWTDSEELPEEAVDRDRMLTNVMLYWLTGTAGSSARIYYERAHPQDRVAKPSEPSAAPTALALFPAEPQIPLRHKARRTENLVRWTEFDRGGHFPAMEEPDLLVDDVRAFFRQLRDGSAVS